A section of the Hevea brasiliensis isolate MT/VB/25A 57/8 chromosome 17, ASM3005281v1, whole genome shotgun sequence genome encodes:
- the LOC131175289 gene encoding uncharacterized protein LOC131175289 — MLRSDTKVEAPSKETLAEQKVDHKVEKEKMVDKNKEEERKAEVHSKVSSITALSDYKPILPFPSKFAKAKKEEQEKEILDMFRKANIDILLLDAIKQVPRYAKFLKELWTSKTKLKSNEKVSVGENVSAMMQKNYLPITKIQPLKETGVIVQLSDRSNAYLDGVIKNVLVQVNELVFPADLYILDMEGNNSPNTAIILLGRPCLKTSKTKIDVHDGTLSVEFDCEIEAFELSGDHKLNVAISYNLNDGKATVAQEEMSLGDELEEMIKELNVLPLQYDSYNQIVIALEDQEKTTFMCPFSTFAYRRMPFGLCNAPATFQRCMMSIFSYYVENIINVFMDDFTVYGDSFDARLHNLTLVFDRFLSRFIKDFSKIALPLCRLLVKDVEFRFEKSYKQVFDRFKELLTIIPIIQPLNWDLLFESMCDASDKVVGAILGQKVRKASHAIYYTSRTLEDAQCNYSTIEKELFAIVFPLEKFRSHLLGTKLIVYSDLATCRYVLKKKEAKPRLIRWILLLLEFDLEIKDKRGTENLVTDNLSRLDYQVFPPISTRAQKDKIKSDVKYYVWDEPYLWKNGADQVIRRCVSQSEYNSILIFCHSYESGDHFRPKRIAFKRVEAKVTRTDDAKVVMDFVKSHMLDRHGILKALISDRGTHFCNRIVEALLKKYHVTHKVSTAYYPQTSGQVEAYKTPYKTPIGMFPYQLVYGKPCHFAVELEHKAFWVVKQCNLQMNEASEHRKLQLQDLKEIWNDTYENSKIYKEKTKAFPNKIILRKQFEVGQKVLFHSRLKLFPSKLRSRWIGPFIVTNVFPHDAIEIQSLTTNKAFKVNGLRLKPYYEGFQVCNVEEVNLEEPQYAG; from the exons ATGTTGAGAAGTGACACAAAAGTGGAAGCACCAAGCAAGGAAACTCTAGCTGAACAAAAGGTTGACCATAAagttgaaaaagaaaaaatggtTGACAAAAACAAGGAAGAAGAGCGAAAGGCAGAAGTCCATTCAAAGGTAAGTTCTATTACAGCTCTCTCAGATTATAAGCCCATACTTCCCTTTCCTAGCAAGTTTGCAAAGGCGAAGAAAGAAGAGCAAGAAAAGGAGATTTTGGATATGTTCAGGAAAGCGAACATCGACATCCTTCTTTTGGATGCAATCAAGCAAGTGCCAAGATATGCAAAGTTTCTCAAAGAGTTATGGACATCCAAAACAAAGCTAAAAAGTAATGAGAAGGTAAGTGTGGGGGAGAATGTCTCTGCTATGATGCAAAAGAATTACCTCCCAATTACAAAGATCCa GCCTTTGAAAGAAACTGGTGTTATCGTACAACTATCTGATAGATCTAATGCATATCTTGATGGGGTAATTAAGAATGTTTTGGTTCAAGTTAATGAATTGGTTTTCCCTGCTGATTTATATATTTTGGATATGGAGGGCAATAATTCTCCTAATACTGCAATTATATTGTTAGGAAGACCATGCTTGAAAACTTCTAAAACTAAAATAGATGTGCATGATGGTACTCTTTCTGTGGAATTTGATTGTGAGATT GAAGCTTTTGAGCTAAGTGGAGATCACAAGTTGAATGTAGCTATTAGCTACAATTTGAATGATGGAAAAGCCACAGTTGCACAAGAAGAGATGTCATTAGGAGATGAacttgaagagatgattaaggagcTGAATGTGTTACCCCTACAATATGACAG TTATAATCAGATTGTGATAGCTCTTGAAGATCAAGAGAAGACCACATTCATGTGCCCCTTTAGCACATTTGCATACCGGCGCATGCCTTTTGGACTTTGCAATGCTCCAGCTACATTCCAAAGGTGTATGATGAGCATTTTCTCATATTATGTAGAGAACATCATTAATGTGtttatggatgattttactgTTTATGGAGATTCTTTTGATGCACGCTTACATAATCTTACACTTGTGTTTGATAG GTTTCTATCGAGGTTTATCAAAGATTTCTCCAAGATTGCATTACCATTGTGTCGCCTACTAGTAAAAGATGTAGAGTTCAGATTTGAAAAGTCTTACAAACAAGTATTTGACAGGTTTAAAGAGCTTCTCACTATTATACCCATCATTCAACCTCTAAATTGGGATCTACTTTTTGAGAGTATGTGTGATGCAAGTGATAAGGTTGTAGGGGCTATTTTGGGGCAAAAAGTAAGGAAGGCATCTCATGCGATTTACTATACTTCAAGAACATTGGAGGATGCCCAATGCAACTACTCTACCATTGAAAAAGAACTCTTTGCTATTGTCTTTCCATTAGAAAAGTTTCGCTCTCATTTATTAGGTACTAAACTTATTGTTTATTCTGACCTTGCAACATGTAGGTACGTATTAAAGAAGAAAGAAGCCAAACCAAGATTGATAAGGTGGATACTCTTATTACTAGAATTTGACTTGGAGATCAAAGATAAAAGAGGTACTGAAAATTTGGTTACTGATAATCTCAGCAGATTGGA TTACCAAGTTTTTCCTCCTATTTCTACTAGAGCTCAAAAAGATAAAATAAAGAGTGATGTAAAATACTATgtttgggatgagccatatttgTGGAAGAATGGTGCTGATCAAGTGATTAGAAGGTGTGTATCTCAATCTGAATATAACTCTATTCTCATCTTTTGTCACTCGTATGAAAGCGGAGATCACTTTAGACCAAAAAGAATAGCTTTTAAG AGGGTGGAAGCTAAAGTCACCAGGACTGATGATGCTAAAGTTGTTATGGATTTTGTGAAGTCTCACATGTTAGATAGGCATGGAATCCTGAAAGCTCTCATAAGTGATAGAGGAACTCATTTTTGCAATAGAATAGTGGAAGCTCTCTTGAAAAAGTACCATGTGACTCATAAAGTGTCCACTGCATACTATCCCCAAACTAGTGGCCAAGTTGAA GCATATAAAACACCATATAAGACACCAATTGGTATGTTTCCTTATCAGTTAGTTTATGGTAAGCCTTGTCATTTTGCTGTGGAATTGGAACACAAAGCATTTTGGGTTGTGAAGCAATGTAATTTGCAAATGAATGAGGCTAGTGAGCATAGGAAGTTGCAATTACAAGATTTAAAGGAGATATGGAATGATACTTATGAAAATTCCAAGATTTATAAAGAGAAAACTAAAGCTTTTCCTAACAAGATAATTTTGAGAAAGCAATTTGAAGTTGGACAAAAAGTGCTTTTCCATTCAAGGCTCAAGCTTTTTCCAAGTAAGTTGAGATCTAGATGGATTGGTCCTTTTATTGTTACTAATGTTTTTCCACATGATGCAATTGAGATCCAAAGTTTAACAACAAATAAGGCTTTTAAGGTGAATGGACTTAGGCTCAAACCATACTATGAAGGTTTTCAAGTTTGCAATGTTGAGGAAGTGAATTTGGAGGAACCACAGTATGCTGGGTAA